From the genome of Pelobates fuscus isolate aPelFus1 chromosome 11, aPelFus1.pri, whole genome shotgun sequence:
ATACATAGTTAACACAGGAGTGCATATGCAAAGCtagtaacaatgtttctatttaagtggctgcaagcatgtattaaatgtaggcaacagtaacaatacaccaaaaccagagctttcttgacagtgtgtgtgtacgtacttgCTCATATTTTTTTACATCCCCTACCATTAACAGAAGGCGGCTCCAAATCCTCCGATGGTTCAAAAATGCGGTCTACAAATACAGTGTTTAGCAACCTTTCCCGTCTAGATGTTTGGGAGCAGCCTCTACTACTATCTCCTTCTCGGTGTATCTATGTAGATAGCAGGCAATTTATCaggtgtggaaggggttaaagtgattaggTTCAGTCTTTTAGTGAAAAAGTGGGTGGCCCTGAAAAGGGCCTTTGGGTTAATGGGGTGTGCGGTAAAGTCAAGCCCGAGTTTTAACCTCCGAAGCCATAGAGAGTGCGGCCCTGGCGCTTAAGAGCATAAACTACGTCCATGGCGGTGACAGTCTTCCTCTTAGCATGCTCTGTGTAAGTGACGGCGTCCCGGATGACGTTCTCCAGGAATACCTTCAGCACCCCGCGAGTCTCCTCATAGATGAGGCCGGAAATACGCTTCACGCCTCCCCTGCGAGCAAGGCGACGAATTGCAGGCTTGGTAATGCCCTGGATGTTGTCACGAAGAACCTTCCTGTGACGCTTAGCGCCACCTTTTCCGAGACCCTTTCCTCCTTTGCCTCTGCCAGACATGGTTCTGCTCTTCTTTCTGCACGAACGATATGAGATGCTGTGCAAAGCTCTTCCTTATATACTCCTCGGACGGACCGTATGGGGACCTGCAGCAAAGGAGGCGGGCGTTTTAAACACgccccttcacttttttttttcctctcaataATATGCTTAACCCTCTCCTTCCGTGCTCGAAATGGTTCtggcttttaaaaccaaagctgTTTATGCTTCAAAAGATTTCACAATCGTGAAGTCTTTTGAAGTATAATCATTTTATCATGTCTTTAGTGTTTCTTTGATAGTCGGCTTAGCTACTGCACAAGGTATCATTTCTTGGGCTTTATCACTCTTTGAATATCGAAATAAGCGCCCGTTTCACACGTGGAGAGAGGACGAGGACAGTCCCTTTTATTATCACCATGTACAAAATCGCAATCCCTAAAATATGTTCTGCTTTATTATCTTACTGAAAAAGGCAATAACATTAAATCTAGTCTGGAAGGACACTGTGtgatattctatatattatatgcgTTTCTCACTAAAACTGGCCTTTCGCAATTTAATGAAGAAACACCCTCAGTATCTTAGAACGGAGGGAATTTctaagccaaaaaaaataaaaaaaaatcaacgctCAAGTGTAGCACTGGTATACGGGGACTTAGCCACACCGACAAGATACATTCCTGTGTAATCTTTTCGAGCACTAGATGCTGGGATTACAGGATTCATTAGGTTATTCCTGACTTTAgaatgagggatggagggggaacgatatgtgtgacatgacaccaaaacaaacacgttgccatcactgatatatagctctgaaatgagaatgtggtggctcttacaagagcctttggggtttggaaaataaaattaaatgcgagCAAGGCTTATTTCTTTTTGGGAGCTGCCTTTTTAGCCTTTGCAGGACTCTTTGCGGCTTTGGGTTTGGCTGCCTTTTTGGCAGGGCTCTTCACGGTCTTCTTAGCCGGGCTTTTCACTACCTTCTTGGGCTTGGCGGCTTTGACTTTCTTCGGACTTTTGGTGGCCTTTTTAGCGGAGGCGGCCGGCTTTTTGGCCTTTTTCGGGCTCTTTGCAGCTACCTTCTTAGGTTTGGCTGGAGACTTGGTGGCTTTCTTCGGGGCAGGCTTCTTGACTTTAGCCGGTGCCTTTTTCTTGGTAGCCTTGTCCTTGCTCTCCGCCTGCTTTTTGTTGAGCTTGAAGGAGCCGGAAGCTCCGCTTCCTTTGACCTGGACGAGAGTGCTTTTAGTCACCAAGCCCTTGAGAGCCAGCTTGAGGCGGCTGTTATTCTTTTCCACATCATAACCAGAAGCAGCCAAAGCCTTCTTCAGAGCTGCCAGGGACACCCCGCTGCGCTCTTTAGAAGCGGACACAGCTTTGACAATGAGCTCGGACACGCTAGGACCGGAGGGCTTAGCGGCTTTCTTGACACCGGCTGCTTTCTTGGGCTGCTTCTTCTTGGAGGCGCTTTCTACCGCAGGTGCGGCGGCGGGAGCTGGGGCGGCTTCAGACATGGTCACTATTCTCTATGAAGATCAAGCAATAATACGCGCCCGCAGCAGCCTCCAAATTATACATCTCCAGCTAGCATCTTATTGGCTGATCTAACCACGCTCTGATTGGATACAGTCTTATGACACACCCTCCACTGTCCCTACTCCATCttttcacactctgctctcacgctGTGTTTCCGAATGGATAAAACGAATACATTTAGGTAAAATAAGAGGACGGAGGTCGATGCCATCTATCGTGGAATGTACTAAACTATCTAACCAAGAATTCATTAGCAGCTCCATGGGTCCCGAGGGTTGTCACGATCTAGCAGAGCCGGTGAAAGCTGACACATCTCCTTTGGGATGAGCCTGATGTTCGCCACAAACATTACTGTGATAactattaaaagaatatattCCAAGGTTTTCTTTCTCACTCTTATGCAAGAAAGGGAAGGGGCCCGTGTTATCAAGGTGGGTTGAAGCTCGTGTCgtaaagaaacagagaaaagggATTTTGATCCTCGTTGTTCAGACAGGTAGCTCAGGTAGGATGTAGTAAGATCATAGCAGAAGAGCTCTTAGTCGTggcaatttttaaattacataattacataattgtatgttatatatctatgtttaccctctaacaacaactaagaccagttatattaaaacacacacactgtgttctcCAGGAAATCCTTTATGAAGCCTGGTGTAGGTCTGGCACAGTAAACAACAGCAATGAGTTCCGCACTCTAGGGACTTTTTtccaaaacatcaaaaacatttcAATGCTATTTCGAATCATGATAAAAACATGACAGCAAAAATTGTCCTGATTTTAGCACCAAATTAGGAGCTAACATGTTGATCTGTGTGGCGGACCACCAGGGTATCACCTTCATGGATTCCCTTTCCCGTTGTATTAGCTAGTACAGCTTTCCACAAATACATTTGTCTAAACGTAATGCtgggagtcagtggcgtacacacgacccatggggccccggtgctaaaattgatccgtgcccttccccccgcacttactctgcgcgggccggggtcgCAACAGATGGCGGCAGGCtccgggttgcagggctgcgacccctgtgaccgcggtatgtacgcaagtgtatgcagatacacatacacttaaaggaccactttagacacccagatcacttcagctcaatgaagtggtctgggttccagggccctctagtttaaccctgcagctgaatacatagcagtttcagagaaactgctatgtttcactgatggttaatccagcctctagtggctgtgtcactgacagcggctagaggcgcttccgcgattctccctgtgaaaatcacagtgagaagacgctcgacgtccataggaaagcattgagtaatgcttttctatgggcggtttgaatgcgcgcgcggctcttgccacgcatgcgcattgggagctgagaggcaggtcggggcggagggatccccagcgccaagggagtccggcgctggagaaaggtaagtgcttaaggggtttaaaacacacacacactctcacgaacagacgcatacacactagctaacagacacacaaatttactgccaaagacacactcagtgacagacagagacacatacacactcacttataaaacacacactctcactgacaaacacacactcactaagacacctaagactcactagactcactaacctatgactcactagactcactaacagactcactaacagacacacacaaactagcacactcagtaacagacacacacacacactcactcacacacagacacacacactgacactcactaacagaccggTCCTGCTGGCTcgtgagggagcactgtcccctgagcgctctctgcccagctccctcgcacatttttactgatgccggagccagaatataacttcatattccggctgcaGCATAAGTgcggggcgcgcaagggagctgatcagagagcgctcaggggagagtgctccctcgcgcgcgcgcccgGTAACACCAGGGCCGGCCTCGGGGGCCCTGATGTGGCCAGCTCCTTGTCCCCCCAGTAGAAGAGTCTgcccacactggcgtacataccgagtcgctaggtggccgggccccctggtgggccgggcccagtcgcagctgcaacccctgcgaccgcggtatgtacgccagtgctgggagtagatctggtttattcaggcaaggcacacagaatttatacacagacccccagcatggggtctccattcatggACACACAATCCTGGACACACTTTGATGGACTGCATGGTACCCTGACTGGGCACCTCTGCCAAGCTTGCTTCCTAGCTATCACTGGGACACCAGTAGTGCTATAGCCCCTAcccgctgcagcttggctggggtctatcCAAACTTTCCTAACCTGTAACAGGGTCCTAGTGATTAAGCTCTCTTGCACAGAGtatagctgtctcacccaaacatgagcccagcaAGAGTGCGGCTTGGAGtgggcaaagatggccgccaacacGTGACCAAGTGTGTCCCAGACTCCAGGGATCCCATTGCCCTGGCATTTGAACGCTTTTGGGAGCAATACTGGGAACAAGCTAAACAGAGCCAAACAAGACCCACGGCTGCAACAAGCCCTCCACAGAACGGGGACAAACCACCACAGCCAGGGCGGAAAGCTGGCGCTACACAAGCGGGGAAGCGGAGGAGGAAGCCGCACAAAGCGTCCCGACACAGAGCTGACAAGCGGGTGCACTCATCTCCATACCCCTTACATGCCTACCAAACAGCGGGGACCGCCAACAGCCTCTAAAGCGGCTCCTACATCGGAGAAATCGGAGACGCAGTGGGCCCACCCGAAGGTAGTCACCCATCATGCACTGCCCAACACCCGATATGACCAGCACCTTGGCACAGACCTGCTGCACTCTCCCAGACGGGGAACAGGCTGAGGGTCGGACCGGCCCTGGGACAGCATGACTGTTGAGAGACGTACTCACAAACTGCTACTACACCCTGGACATTAACTGTCCCTCTTGGCGAACACGAGTACTAGCCCTTATGCATACTGCTGGCCTGTGAGGGTGACTTTATCCCAACACGAGCTTGTTATAGATAGAAGCAGCATTatctatttggtttttttttttcgttttattaCTCCATGGCACAGATACATCTATGCCGGCTAATTGCATGTCATTACTTAACTTAGCCTGATTACAGCCAGGCTACCAACATGCTTACTAATGTAGAAAGGTACTGCTGGGGATATCTCACCTCTATTAACGTGCTTACCAGGTGGTTTTATAGCTCACCGGTTTAACATTGTAGTCTAACCTGTTTTCAATGTTGTAAATTCTCTGATATATAGCTGATAACAATCTAACCTGGATAACCTAGTTTAACGCTGTTATTGATAATATTATTAGATATAACTCTTTGTCATGCGATAATAATCCATAAAACTGTGCTATGTTTTAATGCCTAACCAATGTAAATCTATGTATGACGCTCTGCAtgctctagctgttgtggcattgtgtgctttatgtgatttttcatgcacaaataaaataaagaatttaaaaaaaaacacgagccaagacttagtaaagggtgaagtagaactgtgttATCCAGTGTGTGGTGGCCACTCGGGTAGGGGCAGAAGTCTCCCAGCTACTCTGTGTCCCAGATACCGCACTTCAGCCATACCAATGTGACACTTGTCTGGCTTCAGAGTTAAGCCAGCTGCTCTAATTCGGCCGATAACCTTCCCTACATGGGAAATCTTCCTCCTATGAGTCACAATTGATAGCTATGCTGTCCAGGTACGCAcgtgcaaattcctggaagccattgaggaacctatccaccatacgttgAAAGGTGGCTGGGACATTCTTCATCTAGAACGGCATGACCTGATATTGGAATAGGCCaagcggggtgacgaatgccgacttggggatagcctcctcggCCAGGTGAATCTGCTAGTAGCCCTTGCATAGGTCTGTTGTGGCGAGATACTGTCCCCATGCTATATGATGAAATAGTTCCTCCAGGGCATGGGATAAGAGTTGGTAAGAGTCCGATCGttcagtcgcctgtagtccacgcagaagagtGTTGTTCCGTCccgcttcggtactaggactacaagcCAAGTCTGAAGCCTCAATCACTCCTAGTCACAGCATTTACTGTATATCCTTCCGTATCTCTTACCGGACTGCCTCGAGAATGTGGTAGGGGTGGTTGCCTCATAGTTGCTTGTCCTGGGATTTCCACGTTGTGTACAGCCAGGGTGATGTACCCAGGGTCTTGGGAGAAGGTCTTTCGTTTAGCTTTCAATAATTTGTGGGCCTGAACTATTTCTTTATCAGTCAGTTTGTCTCCTAGTTTGACTTGAGCGATAAGGTCAACTTGGGAGTCTCCCTCTAGCAAGTCAGGTAATGCGAGGCTGTCTAGATCCTCAGAAGCTGGGGCGCACACTGCAGTTACATCGTCCTTCCTTTTTTTGTACTCTTTAAGCATATTAACGTGGAAGGAGCAGTTTACTctctcatctgcacagctggctaccACATAGGTGGTATTGCAGATATGCTCcaccaccttgtagggaccctgcCATGCCGCCTGTAATTAATCATGTCAGACCGGTTTAATCTTTTGTCCAACACGGAAACTACGCAGTCGGGTACCCCGGtcataccatactttctgtcACCCCTTGTCAGCTTGGAGGTTCTCTTTTACCAACTTAGCCAACTGTTCCATGTGGTCACAGAGTTTTAGCACATTCCCCCATCCCAATGCACTGTGATGAGGTCCTCGTAATCTTCTCCCATATAATAGTCCAAAGCAGTTCCTGCGGTACCTCCCAATATGCACATAAGAAGTGCGGTAGGagtcgctcccagtctcggcaagcaGTGTTCTGTTGAACCGctcgcagatatatatatatatatattttttttttttttttctgccggtTATAAGGAGAACTCAGAATGGATTTTACTGAGACTACCTAGAAATCCCAAAGCTGACCTAAAACGGATCAAGCAGTGTCTGTtcggctttttttcctttttccttttttttttagaaattgtttattttaaaattcttgcAAATGTAACAATTGATACTTCAAAAATGTGTATAACATTGCTGCTTTAGTCATAATGTCTAGTACAAAGTTCACATTCAGTAACAGAAATACTTGTAGTCGACATAGAGGGGAAGTGAAGACCAAAAATAATAAGGGCGTTGATATTCAAATAGATTCGCTGGTAGTTCAAGGTCTCATATTATCTCCAGCTGGGTGTCACTATCGGTCTGTTTGACTGGTGTTCATGAAGTTACACTAGGGTTCCCAGGAGGTCATGTATATGTGGTATTTGCCGGTTAGTGAGAAGCTAATTTCCTCCATTGTTCTAATGCTTTCTACTCTCCGTACCCAGTCCCTAATGGTAggtggggctgtttttttttttttttttttttttccagtggagggtgataagcagatttGCTGCTTTGAGCAGATGTATGTCTAGGGTCCTAGTGTCCCTTGGTATGGAGGGAGGCAATATAAGATATAGGAGTGTTTAAGGTGGGTAGGGTATGGTGGTTCCCGTTATGAGGTGTATGAGACTGGTTCAccgtgcatgaccaccagatgtgagccGTGTCCCCAATGGCCTCTAGTCATCTACAGCAGTTATTGGACGTGCCTGGGAATGCCCGTTTGAGTTTGGATGGGGTGTAGTGCCATCTAGCTATCTTCTTATAGTTACTTTCTTGTGTCGCTAAGCTGGTGGATGATTTTTGTGTCAGGAGGAATATTTGCTTCCAGTCATTATCTGCGAAAGATAAGTGCAGTTCTTGTTCCCAGTGTTTTTTGTAGAGTAGGTTGATTGGTTGGCTAGTGTCCTGTAGTAGGCATATGTGGTTTTGACCTGTTTCTTTTTGAGTGTGCATTGGGTGCACGTAAGTTCGAATTTGGTCAGTGCTCGGTGACCTTGTTGGGGGTATTTGTTGGTCCGCAAAAAGTGAATGAGTTAATCGTAGAGAAATTTTTGAAGGGTCGTGGGAGTTCCCTGCGGGTGTAGGGACGACAGGGGCCTAACTCCCTCATTGTCAAGGAGGTCTCGTGAAGGTAGGTATGCTGTGGTATGATATTCTCTGTATGCCGCTCCCGATTCACCAGGCTTGAAGAGCGGATTGTGAGTCAGTGGATATAGCGGTGATGGGTATGGTGATATGTCCGCCGCCAATGACTCATGTGTGACCACATTCTCAGTGTCGGAGTAATGGTCGGGTGTTGTTTGTGCATAAGGAAGGATTGGCCAGAGTTGTGCCatggtattgtgtgtatggggacacggAAGATGTTATTCTCTACATctacccattgtttggtcgtGTTCTTGCCTGTCCAGTCATAAATCCTGGCCAATAGTACTGCACTGTGGTATCGTTCCACATCTGGACGCCCCAGACCCCCCTccgtctttgatcttgtgagcaGCTGATAGGCTAGCCTGGGGCGTTTGTGGGACCAAATAAATGTCGTAAATAGTTTTTGTATGGCAGCAAAGAAGGTTGTGGGTAGAGTGATCGGGAGAACTTGCAGCAAGTATAATATTCTTGGGAGAATACTAATTTTCAGGATATTTATCCTGCAAAACCAGCTGAACTGCGAAGTGTGCCATTTAGTAAGATCTTTGGTTCTAGCTTGGattagcaggggggtggggggtggtttcATATAGTCGTGAGATAACGG
Proteins encoded in this window:
- the LOC134576812 gene encoding histone H4; protein product: MSGRGKGGKGLGKGGAKRHRKVLRDNIQGITKPAIRRLARRGGVKRISGLIYEETRGVLKVFLENVIRDAVTYTEHAKRKTVTAMDVVYALKRQGRTLYGFGG
- the LOC134576813 gene encoding histone H1B-like; this encodes MSEAAPAPAAAPAVESASKKKQPKKAAGVKKAAKPSGPSVSELIVKAVSASKERSGVSLAALKKALAASGYDVEKNNSRLKLALKGLVTKSTLVQVKGSGASGSFKLNKKQAESKDKATKKKAPAKVKKPAPKKATKSPAKPKKVAAKSPKKAKKPAASAKKATKSPKKVKAAKPKKVVKSPAKKTVKSPAKKAAKPKAAKSPAKAKKAAPKKK